A single genomic interval of Juglans regia cultivar Chandler chromosome 1, Walnut 2.0, whole genome shotgun sequence harbors:
- the LOC108996035 gene encoding 3-ketoacyl-CoA synthase 2-like: MHVQRLVIQQTRNMLGFSTVMLENLHEHINKLLNLSSPAPLLLFLPIICIFSYIFITNKRSRKVFLVDFACYKPPATQMCSKERFIDRFKIYGNSNETSIEFMRKLLGRSGLGEKTYMPSYLMNDPPDVSLAEKRKEVESVMFGAVDLLLEKTGVNTQDIGIVIVTCTILNVVPSLADMIVNRYKLRENVLIYNLTSMGCSAGLRAIGFAQKLLQVHPNTYALLVSPENTMQMIYKGNERSKLFMNFPLRVGGAAVLLSNRPSDYDKAKYQLIHTVHTHTASLDRSYQSIYEEEDPVGIGGVTITKDLLAVAVEAVETNIHALGPLVLPISEITRYLANYFIRHFNLADVKPYVPNFKRAIDHVFPHVGTKPVLDEFERNLGFNEADVEASRMNLYRFGNTCSASVWYALSYGEAKGRIKKGDNLWQIAFGSGFKCSSAVWRALKTVDGDDKRNPWKDEIKDFPVDVRHIKTYSELFEPTKKK, from the exons ATGCACGTCCAACGTCTTGTGATCCAACAAACAAGAAACATGCTTGGTTTCAGTACCGTGATGTTGGAGAATCTTCATGAGCACATCAACAAACTTCTCAATCTCAGTTCTCCTGCACCACTACTACTGTTCTTACCCATAATATGCATATTCTCATACATTTTCATCACCAATAAGCGTTCGCGCAAAGTTTTCCTAGTAGATTTTGCATGTTACAAGCCACCAGCCACCCAAATGTGCAGCAAAGAAAGGTTCATAGATCGTTTCAAGATCTATGGAAATTCCAACGAGACCAGCATTGAGTTCATGAGAAAGCTTCTGGGGAGGTCTGGATTGGGTGAGAAGACATACATGCCGTCTTATTTGATGAACGATCCTCCAGATGTGAGCCTTgcagaaaaaaggaaagaggttGAATCTGTGATGTTTGGAGCAGTGGATTTGTTACTGGAAAAGACGGGAGTGAATACTCAGGATATCGGGATAGTAATAGTTACATGTACTATTCTTAACGTGGTGCCATCTCTTGCTGACATGATTGTGAATAGGTATAAGCTGAGAGAGAATGTTCTGATCTACAATCTTACGAGTATGGGTTGCAGTGCTGGACTTAGAGCTATTGGCTTTGCCCAAAAGCTACTCCAG GTGCATCCTAATACCTATGCCCTCTTGGTAAGCCCAGAAAACACCATGCAAATGATCTACAAAGGCAACGAACGGTCAAAGCTCTTCATGAATTTCCCACTTCGTGTTGGTGGGGCCGCCGTCCTCCTCTCGAATCGGCCTTCCGATTATGACAAGGCCAAATACCAGCTCATCCACACTGTCCATACCCACACCGCCAGTCTTGACCGTTCATACCAGAGCATTTACGAAGAAGAAGACCCTGTTGGAATCGGAGGCGTGACCATCACCAAAGATCTCTTAGCCGTCGCCGTCGAGGCCGTCGAAACCAACATCCACGCACTTGGTCCCTTAGTTCTTCCCATATCTGAAATAACCCGATACCTCGCAAACTATTTCATAAGACACTTCAACTTGGCCGACGTCAAACCCTACGTGCCAAACTTTAAGAGAGCTATAGATCATGTTTTCCCTCATGTCGGCACAAAACCTGTTCTGGACGAGTTTGAGAGAAACCTAGGATTCAACGAGGCAGACGTTGAGGCTTCTAGGATGAACTTGTACAGGTTTGGGAACACTTGCAGTGCCTCAGTTTGGTATGCACTATCTTATGGGGAGGCAAAGGGAAGGATCAAGAAAGGTGATAATTTGTGGCAGATTGCATTTGGATCTGGATTCAAGTGTAGCAGTGCAGTTTGGCGGGCATTGAAGACTGTTGATGGTGATGACAAGAGGAACCCATGGAAGGATGAGATCAAGGATTTTCCGGTTGACGTGCGGCATATTAAGACTTATTCCGAGTTATTTGAACCCAccaaaaagaaatga
- the LOC108979307 gene encoding uncharacterized protein LOC108979307: MKIQPVDSHTPEEFQPVKPVVKSRLKQLFEWQFPNVLRISAAKKVGVEEPHFNKDGCNGSSAEFEPSSLCLSKMVQNFIEENNEKQSGAIKCGRNRCNCFNRKCTDNSEDDLDFYNDSNFSFSTEALEFLKGLVPCASVWERNLLADTAKIVEKNKICKRKDEFCRNVVTDGLLAMGYDASVCKSRWEKSPSHPSGQYEYIDVIMGGERYLVDIDFRSEFEIARSTKSYKAILQSLPYIFVGKTDRLQKIIGIVSEAAKQSLKKKGMHIPPWRKEEYVKAKWLSPHPRCMPSSKATPEPMVSIRTSNGELGRNGGEGESADEIELGESVFAMGESGGEEDEKATVAEEWKPPEVKPKGSLIGVRIVTGLASVIEQD, from the exons ATGAAGATCCAGCCGGTCGATTCTCACACCCCTGAAGAGTTTCAGCCGGTGAAGCCGGTCGTGAAGTCACGGCTAAAGCAGCTCTTCGAGTGGCAGTTTCCAAACGTTCTCAGGATTTCCGCCGCAAAGAAGGTCGGTGTCGAGGAGCCGCATTTTAACAAGGACGGCTGTAATGGCTCGTCGGCTGAGTTCGAGCCGAGCTCCCTGTGCCTGTCCAAGATGGTGCAGAACTTCATCGAAGAGAATAACGAGAAGCAATCCGGTGCGATTAAGTGCGGGCGCAACCGCTGCAACTGCTTCAATCGGAAGTGTACCGATAACTCCGAAGACGATCTGGACTTTTACAAcgattctaatttttctttctcgACAGAAGCTTTGGAATTTCTGAAG GGTCTGGTGCCGTGCGCAAGCGTGTGGGAGAGGAATTTGCTAGCGGACACGGCGAAGATCGTCGAGAAGAACAAGATCTGCAAGCGTAAAGACGAGTTTTGCAGGAACGTTGTCACTGATGGGCTATTGGCTATGGGGTACGACGCATCTGTCTGCAAATCTCGCTGGGAAAAATCTCCCTCCCATCCCTCTG gACAGTATGAATACATAGACGTGATCATGGGAGGCGAGAGATATCTGGTCGACATAGATTTCAGATCGGAATTCGAAATAGCTCGATCAACCAAGAGCTACAAGGCCATCCTTCAGAGCCTTCCATACATATTCGTCGGTAAGACCGATCGTCTGCAGAAGATCATTGGCATCGTATCGGAGGCCGCGAAGCAGAGTCTAAAAAAGAAAGGCATGCACATCCCGCCGTGGAGAAAAGAGGAGTACGTGAAGGCGAAATGGCTCTCTCCCCACCCCCGCTGCATGCCCTCCTCAAAGGCGACTCCCGAGCCTATGGTCTCAATTAGGACGAGCAACGGCGAGTTGGGAAGGAATGGGGGAGAGGGGGAGTCGGCGGATGAAATCGAGTTGGGGGAGTCTGTGTTCGCTATGGGAGAAAGTGGTGGAGAGGAAGATGAGAAGGCGACGGTGGCTGAAGAATGGAAACCACCGGAGGTAAAGCCCAAAGGTTCTCTGATTGGGGTTAGGATCGTGACAGGTTTGGCTTCGGTCATCGAACAGGACTAG
- the LOC108996044 gene encoding 3-ketoacyl-CoA synthase 20-like, translating to MFGFSMILDYNLGSFQLAPLLCLASLICLLSNIIFSITKRPPKVFLLDFACYKPPPTQMCSKEKFIERFKIYGNSNEASIEFMRKLLGRSGLGEKTYMPSNLLRDPPDPCREETMREVETVMFGAVDLLLEKTGVNVKEIGIVIATTSNLNVVPSLADMVVHRYKLGQIVLVYNFTTMGCSSGLRAVGLAQKLLQVHPNTYALLVSPENAKQTIYKGNEKSKLFINFPFRVGGAAILLSNRSSDQDRAKYELIHSVHTQTASSDRSYKSIFDEEDSEGIWGVTISRDLLAVAIEVVEANIHALGSLVLPFSEKIRYLTNYFIRYFNIADVKPYIPNFKKAIEHVFPHVGTKPVLDEFEKNLGFNEADVEASRMNLFRFGNTCSCSVWYALSYGEAKGRIKKGDRLWQIAFGSGFKCSSAIWRVLRTVGGDERNPWKDEIDEFPVDVKNIQTYSELFEPTKKKS from the exons ATGTTTGGTTTCAGTATGATTTTAGATTATAATCTGGGAAGTTTCCAGCTTGCACCACTTCTGTGCTTAGCCTCCCTGATTTGTCTcttgtcaaatattatattttccatCACCAAACGTCCACCCAAAGTTTTCTTACTAGATTTTGCTTGTTACAAGCCGCCACCCACTCAGATGTGCAGCAAAGAAAAGTTCATAGAAAGGTTTAAGATATATGGGAACTCAAACGAGGCCAGTATAGAGTTCATGAGGAAACTGTTGGGGAGATCAGGATTGGGTGAGAAGACATACATGCCATCGAATCTGCTGAGGGATCCTCCGGATCCGTGCAGAGAAGAGACAATGAGAGAGGTTGAGACAGTGATGTTTGGGGCAGTGGATTTGTTACTGGAAAAGACAGGAGTGAATGTTAAGGAAATAGGGATAGTAATAGCCACAACTAGTAATCTTAACGTTGTGCCGTCTCTTGCTGACATGGTAGTTCATAGGTATAAGCTTGGACAAATTGTTCTGGTCTACAATTTTACGACCATGGGATGCAGTTCTGGTCTTAGAGCAGTAGGCCTTGCCCAAAAGCTACTCCAG GTGCACCCTAATACGTATGCCCTTTTGGTTAGTCCAGAGAACGCTAAGCAAACAATCTACAAAGGCAACGAGAAGTCCAAACTCTTCATCAATTTCCCATTCCGTGTCGGTGGGGCCGCCATTCTTCTCTCAAACCGGTCGTCCGATCAAGACAGAGCAAAGTACGAGCTTATCCACTCTGTCCACACCCAAACTGCTAGTTCCGACCGTTCCTACAAGAGCATTTTCGACGAAGAAGACTCCGAAGGAATATGGGGTGTCACCATAAGCAGAGATCTCTTAGCAGTTGCCATCGAGGTTGTCGAAGCCAACATCCATGCACTTGGTTCCCTCGTCCTTCCCTTTTCTGAGAAAATCAGATacctcacaaactattttatcaGATACTTCAACATCGCCGATGTTAAACCCTACATCCCAAACTTCAAGAAAGCAATAGAGCACGTGTTCCCACATGTCGGCACAAAACCTGTTCTGGACGAGTTTGAGAAAAACCTAGGGTTCAACGAGGCCGACGTCGAAGCTTCGAGGATGAACTTGTTCAGGTTTGGGAACACTTGCAGCTGCTCTGTTTGGTATGCGCTGTCTTACGGCGAGGCTAAGGGGAGGATAAAGAAGGGAGACCGTTTGTGGCAGATTGCATTCGGGTCTGGATTCAAGTGCAGCAGTGCAATTTGGCGAGTTTTAAGGACTGTTGGTGGTGACGAGAGGAACCCGTGGAAGGATGAGATCGATGAGTTTCCAGTGGACGTGAAGAACATTCAAACTTATTCCGAGTTATTTGAACCGACCAAAAAGAAATCATGA